The following are encoded together in the Bradymonas sediminis genome:
- a CDS encoding anaerobic sulfatase maturase yields MPARPTTWPKGGPSNIHVMAKPTGAVCNLDCKYCFFLSKEALYPGSPFRMADDLLELYIRQVIESQRGAHVTIAWQGGEPTLMGLEFFERALEVVEKYRRPNMTIEHTIQTNGTRLSDAWCTFFREHSFLVGLSIDGTRAMHDAYRVDKGGRGTFDKVVRAAKLLKAHQVDFNILCTVHDQNADAPLEVYRFFRDELGAQFIQFIPIVERVSPETRQQAEEGWGSGGEGRPLYTQHGKMVTERSVEPQKWGDFLIAIFDEWVRNDVGQVFLPQFEAALASWMRLPQSMCIFAETCGDAVALEHNGDLYSCDHYVEPDFLLGNIRDAHLLELVSSERQRAFGRAKKDTLPEHCLNCEVRFACNGECPRNRFMQTPDGESGLNYLCAGYKAFFTHIDEPMQVMGGLLRSGNDAALVMEILRREERAKTERPSRHPPRRRRQRRRHQT; encoded by the coding sequence ATGCCGGCGCGCCCCACGACATGGCCCAAAGGTGGCCCCTCCAATATTCATGTGATGGCCAAGCCCACCGGGGCGGTGTGCAATTTGGACTGCAAATATTGCTTCTTCCTGTCCAAGGAAGCGCTCTATCCGGGGAGTCCTTTTCGCATGGCTGATGACCTGCTCGAACTCTATATTCGGCAGGTAATTGAGTCCCAACGCGGCGCGCATGTGACCATCGCCTGGCAGGGCGGTGAGCCCACATTGATGGGCTTGGAATTCTTTGAGCGCGCGCTCGAAGTCGTCGAGAAATACCGCCGTCCCAATATGACGATCGAGCATACCATCCAGACGAACGGGACCCGGCTCAGCGATGCGTGGTGTACGTTTTTCCGCGAACATTCGTTTTTGGTTGGGCTTTCGATCGACGGCACGCGCGCGATGCATGACGCGTATCGGGTAGATAAGGGCGGTCGCGGGACATTTGATAAGGTGGTGCGCGCGGCAAAGCTCCTAAAGGCGCATCAGGTCGACTTCAATATATTATGCACCGTGCATGACCAAAACGCCGACGCTCCCTTGGAGGTCTACCGGTTTTTTCGTGATGAGCTAGGCGCTCAATTTATTCAGTTCATTCCGATTGTTGAGCGGGTCAGCCCGGAGACGCGCCAGCAAGCCGAAGAGGGCTGGGGCAGCGGTGGTGAGGGGCGACCGCTCTATACGCAGCACGGAAAGATGGTCACCGAGCGCTCCGTCGAGCCCCAAAAGTGGGGCGATTTTCTGATCGCCATCTTCGATGAGTGGGTGCGAAACGACGTCGGTCAGGTGTTTTTGCCCCAATTTGAGGCAGCTTTAGCCAGCTGGATGCGCCTGCCGCAGTCGATGTGCATCTTCGCCGAGACCTGCGGGGATGCGGTCGCGCTGGAGCACAACGGCGACCTCTACTCCTGCGACCACTATGTCGAACCGGACTTTCTGCTCGGCAATATTCGCGACGCGCATTTGCTTGAGTTGGTCTCCTCTGAGCGCCAACGTGCCTTCGGGCGCGCCAAAAAAGACACCCTCCCTGAGCATTGCCTGAACTGCGAGGTGCGCTTTGCCTGCAATGGCGAATGCCCGCGAAACCGGTTCATGCAGACCCCCGATGGCGAGTCGGGGCTGAACTATCTATGTGCCGGGTATAAGGCGTTTTTTACACATATTGACGAACCGATGCAGGTGATGGGTGGGCTATTGCGCAGCGGAAATGACGCCGCCCTGGTGATGGAGATATTGAGGCGTGAGGAGCGCGCGAAGACCGAGCGGCCGAGCCGGCATCCGCCTCGGCGCCGGCGTCAACGGCGCCGTCATCAGACGTAA
- a CDS encoding DUF1622 domain-containing protein, translated as MEAFEQTVIVVLSWARLGIEMLGALVVVVGVMAAVAHIVRAPREASDAGRHGFRHIRLVLSQYLAIALEFQLAADILATTIAPSWAELGKLAAVAAIRTGLNYFLEREMRSMEESGESPPRRPGRG; from the coding sequence ATGGAGGCGTTCGAGCAGACGGTGATCGTGGTCCTATCATGGGCGCGCCTGGGCATCGAGATGCTGGGGGCGTTGGTGGTCGTCGTCGGCGTCATGGCGGCGGTTGCGCATATTGTGCGGGCGCCGCGCGAGGCGTCGGATGCGGGACGACACGGGTTTCGCCATATCCGTCTGGTGCTCTCCCAATATCTGGCCATCGCCCTCGAATTTCAACTCGCCGCGGACATCCTCGCGACCACCATCGCGCCCTCCTGGGCGGAGCTCGGAAAACTCGCCGCGGTCGCGGCCATTCGAACAGGGCTGAACTATTTTTTGGAGCGAGAAATGCGCTCGATGGAGGAGAGCGGGGAGTCGCCCCCGCGCAGGCCAGGTCGGGGGTAG
- a CDS encoding OmpA family protein, whose amino-acid sequence MENIDLNQSERSRKNTRLKSLILAGLLASLVAPASAMAQGLPGADALDEAPLADEQIEPEAPAASEVEMASDFDASNEVAADADADADADAVPALDEGAESARLNPGINTEGALGFHKMASAAPDKANTYRIGLLGMFSKGSDVIRQNDENEYLGARFVLQAQFLEYLSMNLGLETSNNVNTFGRPQSMLAQGDMHLGIRGHYQPAPGIYLAGDLTGFLPTGFESAGYQPSAMSVRPRMMMTADFGEFLPKTQGGQSIGLLGHFNFGYLFDNSANLLAEGAQPTRIERFAHQISGYDYLQIGLGLEYATQYVAPFVAWNLDIPVNPDDNICAPGAALGCVTEKGFAAYPDTLSLGLRAEPVQNLGLTAGVDIGLSSTDADGIPVTLPWQVVLGASWRIDPEPKIEYIETVVEKERVVRTAPQDGFILGTVTDADTGKPVENAVIRYRKPGEHTAQATNASGTFLSYGFAPGKEIVMSVSHPDYAPAEARQMIDGNGEVSLKIKLQSVNKSGKISGRIVDQDGKPVANARVKLSGAKNLEVTTDSNGQFNQELPAGSYTVGASAEDYMAGGRDVQVAADKTLQVNITLKPAPKEELVEVSGDQIRIKQKVFFATGKATILERSFDVLDQVASVMLTNPTIKKVAIEGHTDDVGDDAMNLKLSKERAQSVLDYLVKQGVSAERLSAEGFGETQPLVPNSSERTRSLNRRVEFKITQ is encoded by the coding sequence ATGGAGAATATTGATTTGAATCAATCGGAGCGTAGTCGCAAAAACACGCGTCTAAAATCGCTGATTTTGGCGGGACTCCTGGCATCGCTGGTCGCGCCGGCAAGCGCAATGGCTCAGGGGCTTCCGGGGGCGGACGCCCTCGACGAAGCGCCGTTGGCAGACGAGCAGATCGAACCGGAGGCACCGGCGGCTTCCGAGGTCGAGATGGCTTCGGATTTTGACGCCTCGAACGAAGTCGCGGCTGACGCCGACGCCGACGCCGACGCCGACGCCGTGCCCGCGCTCGACGAGGGCGCGGAGTCCGCGCGCTTGAACCCCGGCATCAACACCGAGGGCGCGCTGGGCTTCCATAAGATGGCTTCTGCGGCGCCCGACAAGGCGAATACCTACCGCATTGGCCTGTTGGGCATGTTCAGCAAGGGCTCGGACGTCATTCGTCAAAATGACGAGAACGAGTATTTGGGCGCGCGTTTTGTGCTGCAGGCGCAGTTCTTAGAATACCTGTCGATGAACCTCGGCCTGGAGACCAGCAATAACGTCAACACTTTTGGGCGCCCGCAGTCGATGCTCGCCCAGGGCGATATGCACCTGGGGATCCGCGGTCATTATCAGCCGGCGCCGGGCATCTATTTGGCGGGTGACCTGACGGGTTTCTTGCCCACCGGGTTCGAGTCGGCGGGTTATCAGCCCAGCGCGATGAGCGTTCGCCCGCGCATGATGATGACGGCGGATTTCGGCGAATTCCTGCCCAAGACTCAGGGCGGTCAGAGCATCGGTCTGCTCGGGCATTTCAACTTCGGTTATCTCTTCGACAACTCCGCCAACCTGTTGGCCGAGGGGGCGCAGCCGACCCGAATCGAGCGCTTTGCCCATCAAATCAGCGGCTATGACTATCTGCAGATCGGGCTGGGCCTTGAGTACGCGACCCAATATGTGGCGCCGTTTGTCGCCTGGAATTTGGATATCCCGGTGAACCCGGACGACAATATTTGCGCCCCCGGCGCCGCGCTCGGGTGCGTGACGGAGAAGGGCTTCGCGGCCTATCCCGACACCCTGAGCCTTGGTCTGCGCGCCGAGCCGGTCCAGAACCTTGGGCTGACCGCGGGCGTCGACATCGGGCTGAGCAGCACCGACGCCGACGGCATCCCGGTGACGCTGCCCTGGCAGGTCGTCCTCGGGGCGAGCTGGCGCATCGATCCGGAGCCGAAGATTGAGTATATCGAGACGGTCGTCGAGAAGGAGCGTGTCGTTCGCACCGCGCCCCAGGACGGCTTTATCCTCGGCACGGTCACCGACGCCGATACCGGCAAGCCGGTAGAGAACGCGGTGATTCGCTACCGCAAACCCGGCGAGCACACCGCGCAGGCCACCAACGCCTCGGGCACCTTCCTTTCGTACGGCTTCGCGCCGGGCAAAGAGATCGTAATGAGCGTGAGCCACCCGGATTACGCGCCGGCCGAAGCCCGTCAGATGATCGATGGAAACGGCGAGGTGTCGCTTAAGATTAAGCTGCAGTCCGTGAACAAAAGCGGCAAGATCAGCGGACGCATCGTCGACCAGGACGGCAAGCCCGTGGCGAACGCTCGCGTGAAATTGAGCGGCGCCAAGAACCTCGAGGTTACGACCGACTCCAACGGCCAGTTCAACCAGGAGCTCCCCGCCGGCAGCTACACCGTGGGCGCCAGCGCCGAGGATTATATGGCCGGTGGGCGCGACGTTCAGGTCGCCGCCGACAAGACCCTGCAGGTCAATATCACCCTAAAGCCCGCGCCCAAAGAGGAGCTGGTCGAGGTGTCTGGCGACCAGATTCGCATCAAGCAAAAGGTCTTCTTCGCCACCGGAAAGGCGACGATCCTTGAGCGCTCCTTCGACGTGCTCGACCAGGTCGCCTCGGTGATGCTGACCAACCCGACCATCAAGAAGGTCGCGATTGAGGGGCATACCGACGACGTGGGCGACGACGCCATGAACCTGAAGCTGTCCAAGGAGCGCGCGCAGAGCGTGCTCGACTATCTGGTCAAGCAGGGCGTGAGCGCCGAGCGCCTGAGCGCCGAGGGCTTCGGCGAGACCCAGCCGCTGGTGCCGAACTCCTCGGAGCGCACCCGCTCGCTGAACCGACGCGTCGAGTTCAAGATCACCCAGTGA
- a CDS encoding ATP-binding cassette domain-containing protein has protein sequence MDSLVLMLNSLTVWIGERLILSGVDLALERGKCLVLMGPGGGGKSTLMRTICGVDRESHLIQVGGQAHYLGASILRDAVAARPAFVEQKLSMMSATAFELLSSRYPERERYTREDLRRRLRHELDALGEGALARHFDTELLALSPCERRLLTLVAAVLPDPELLCADEPMARLSEEDSQRILRFLTTQKQKRSLFLTTHNQRYARQIADYTAILAGGTIHECTLTESFFRAPYTRVAQEFIRSGSCTVDSPQADPRQLSPAYLARQSPWASKGTPALQERQTRAAARPAPGNVPSESRGPYGFHWMRPGRLAGTPMPGIVRPIEEDLGSLKRMNITALVSLTEIPLDSETLKPYAIDLIHFPIVDMHPPQLQAAGAFCARIQRRLAQGDVIAFHCRAGIGRTGTMLAAFEVFEGLGAEDAFSRARQIHPRWIQSELQHQFLNKFERWLESAVARDGSIQRKSSALHT, from the coding sequence ATGGATTCCCTGGTTCTTATGCTCAACTCACTGACGGTCTGGATTGGGGAGCGCCTGATTCTATCGGGCGTCGATCTCGCGCTGGAGCGTGGGAAATGCCTGGTGCTGATGGGACCCGGCGGCGGCGGTAAGTCGACGCTGATGCGCACCATATGTGGGGTAGATCGCGAGAGTCATCTAATTCAAGTCGGCGGCCAGGCGCACTATCTTGGGGCGTCGATTCTTCGCGACGCCGTCGCGGCGCGTCCGGCGTTTGTCGAGCAAAAACTATCGATGATGAGCGCGACCGCCTTTGAGCTGTTGTCGTCCCGCTACCCCGAGCGCGAAAGATATACGCGCGAAGACCTGCGCAGGCGACTTCGCCATGAGCTAGACGCCCTGGGGGAGGGCGCTCTAGCGCGTCATTTTGACACCGAACTTCTGGCCTTGTCCCCATGCGAGCGCCGACTCTTGACGTTGGTCGCCGCGGTACTTCCGGACCCCGAACTTCTCTGCGCCGATGAGCCGATGGCCAGGCTTTCGGAAGAGGATAGCCAGCGAATCTTGCGGTTTTTGACGACCCAAAAGCAAAAGCGCAGCCTATTTCTGACGACCCATAATCAGCGGTATGCGCGCCAAATTGCGGACTACACAGCGATCCTTGCCGGGGGGACGATTCACGAATGCACGCTCACTGAGTCGTTCTTTCGCGCGCCCTATACCCGGGTCGCCCAGGAGTTCATTCGAAGTGGCAGTTGCACGGTGGATTCTCCCCAGGCCGATCCACGGCAATTATCGCCGGCCTATTTGGCCCGGCAGAGCCCCTGGGCGAGCAAGGGAACCCCGGCATTGCAGGAGCGCCAAACACGCGCGGCTGCGCGGCCCGCGCCCGGCAATGTGCCGAGTGAGAGCCGCGGACCCTATGGTTTCCATTGGATGCGGCCCGGTCGGTTGGCCGGGACACCCATGCCCGGCATCGTGCGCCCGATTGAGGAGGACCTCGGCTCGCTCAAGCGCATGAATATCACCGCGCTGGTGAGTTTGACCGAGATTCCGCTCGATTCGGAGACGCTCAAGCCCTACGCAATCGACCTCATTCACTTCCCCATTGTCGACATGCATCCACCGCAGTTGCAGGCCGCGGGCGCGTTTTGCGCCCGTATTCAGCGGCGCCTGGCTCAGGGCGACGTGATTGCTTTTCACTGTCGCGCCGGCATCGGGCGCACAGGGACGATGCTGGCGGCGTTTGAGGTTTTCGAAGGCCTTGGCGCTGAGGATGCGTTCTCCCGGGCCCGCCAAATTCATCCGCGTTGGATTCAATCCGAACTGCAACACCAATTTCTCAACAAATTCGAGCGTTGGCTCGAATCAGCCGTCGCCCGCGACGGCTCCATCCAGCGGAAAAGTTCTGCATTACACACGTGA
- the tnpA gene encoding IS200/IS605 family transposase produces MSFTRLRYHIVFATKARTPWISAEVEDVLYPLLGNLTRTLGGRLIRVGGVEDHIHLINAIPATLSVADFVRDLKSRSSAALHQRFEHLESFRWQRGFGCFSLNPMDMAGIIAYVENQKEHHRRERLCEAWELIS; encoded by the coding sequence ATGTCTTTTACACGATTGCGGTACCATATCGTCTTCGCCACAAAAGCGCGCACGCCGTGGATTTCTGCCGAGGTGGAAGATGTACTTTATCCGCTGCTCGGCAATCTCACGCGCACGCTGGGCGGCCGGCTAATTCGCGTTGGCGGCGTCGAGGACCACATTCATCTTATCAACGCAATTCCGGCGACGCTGAGTGTGGCGGACTTTGTGCGCGACTTGAAATCCCGGTCTTCGGCCGCGCTTCACCAACGTTTTGAACACCTGGAATCCTTTCGGTGGCAGCGTGGGTTTGGTTGCTTTTCGCTCAACCCGATGGATATGGCGGGGATTATTGCGTATGTAGAAAATCAAAAAGAACATCATCGGCGCGAGCGTCTATGCGAGGCGTGGGAGCTCATTTCCTAG
- a CDS encoding 2Fe-2S iron-sulfur cluster-binding protein, giving the protein MNKDRPTVEFEGFRYQVRDGESLLDSLIRGGAEVDFSCRHGVCQTCMMRVLSGEVNLEATKALRQELVDSGHFLPCRAHPKADLTVGLADYSQLTLEAIVSEKVALSPSVVRLSIEPAVNLDWTPGQYINLINPEGISRNYSIASIAEEDYFVHLHVKRVDNGVVSGWIHDALEVGDFIKIQGPMGECVYDLDNPERTLVLLATGTGLAPLYGVLRDALRHGHRGPILLYHGVATPDELYLNAELVALARAHANLRYFPCVGEQSVTQAAFDSPSFSQDVAEHALYLCGNPGMVYHARYLAIGAGFRRAHILADPFISDEPYWPQDGQKLQSLPPEPELWAALEQGPKLRRILEDVYDQIYADPRLSPFFQHATKERAISKQYEFLAAIFHAESSYFGLNPFNAHHWMIFSDEIFDHREDLFENTLRKHGVQERFIRRWMSIQELFRREMVKSSERGMIMGGEEHLKSGYSQEVLGVGSICDGCQRELPAGSAGLMHQRTGHFYCVHCNPHAVG; this is encoded by the coding sequence ATGAATAAAGACAGGCCCACCGTTGAGTTTGAGGGATTCCGTTATCAAGTTCGCGATGGGGAGTCGCTCCTTGATAGTCTGATCCGTGGCGGAGCTGAGGTTGATTTTTCGTGTCGCCACGGCGTCTGCCAGACATGTATGATGCGTGTGCTGTCAGGCGAGGTAAATCTGGAGGCGACAAAAGCCCTGCGTCAAGAGTTGGTCGACAGCGGGCATTTCCTTCCCTGTCGGGCACACCCGAAGGCGGACCTTACGGTTGGCCTCGCCGACTACTCTCAGCTCACGCTGGAGGCGATCGTGTCCGAGAAGGTCGCGCTTTCGCCAAGCGTGGTTCGGCTCTCGATCGAGCCCGCGGTCAACTTGGACTGGACCCCAGGGCAGTATATTAACCTCATCAACCCTGAAGGGATTTCGAGGAATTACTCCATCGCGAGTATCGCCGAGGAGGACTATTTCGTGCACCTCCATGTCAAACGCGTCGACAACGGGGTGGTCAGTGGTTGGATTCACGATGCGTTAGAGGTAGGCGACTTCATTAAGATTCAGGGGCCAATGGGCGAGTGTGTCTATGACCTGGATAACCCGGAGCGCACCCTCGTCTTGCTCGCCACGGGGACGGGGCTTGCGCCGCTATATGGCGTCCTGCGCGACGCCCTCCGGCACGGGCATCGCGGGCCGATCCTTCTATACCACGGCGTGGCGACCCCGGATGAGCTTTATCTAAACGCGGAGCTAGTGGCGCTGGCGCGCGCCCATGCGAACCTGCGCTATTTTCCGTGCGTCGGCGAGCAAAGCGTCACACAGGCGGCCTTCGACTCGCCGTCGTTTTCACAGGACGTCGCGGAGCACGCGCTTTATCTATGCGGAAACCCGGGGATGGTGTACCACGCGCGCTATCTCGCGATTGGAGCCGGATTTCGACGCGCTCATATCCTGGCCGATCCCTTCATAAGTGACGAACCCTATTGGCCCCAGGATGGTCAAAAGCTCCAGTCGCTGCCGCCCGAGCCCGAGCTCTGGGCCGCTCTTGAACAGGGACCGAAGTTGCGGCGTATCCTGGAAGATGTCTATGACCAAATCTATGCCGACCCCCGATTGAGCCCCTTTTTTCAGCACGCGACAAAAGAGCGGGCGATCTCGAAGCAATATGAGTTTTTAGCGGCTATTTTCCATGCGGAGAGCTCTTATTTTGGTTTGAATCCATTCAACGCGCACCATTGGATGATCTTTAGCGATGAAATTTTTGATCATCGAGAGGATCTTTTTGAAAATACTCTGCGAAAGCATGGGGTGCAGGAGCGCTTCATCCGGCGTTGGATGAGTATTCAGGAGTTGTTTCGCCGCGAAATGGTCAAGAGCAGCGAGCGCGGCATGATTATGGGTGGCGAGGAGCATCTAAAGTCGGGCTATAGCCAGGAGGTCTTGGGCGTCGGCTCGATCTGTGACGGCTGTCAGCGCGAATTGCCCGCCGGCAGCGCCGGGTTGATGCACCAACGAACCGGGCATTTTTATTGCGTACATTGTAACCCGCACGCGGTCGGCTGA
- a CDS encoding NAD(P)-dependent oxidoreductase, with the protein MKIYLLGATGRVGQRILTKALADAHAITALVRSPDKIATRSDRLRLVTGDALSEQDIVGSMAGCDVVISALNTDKNQVLSRSTPLILKAMQAHGISRIITIGTAGILQSRSQPDIYRFQSRDSKRRSTTAAEDHLAAYELLAASALDWTVVCPTYLPDGDEEGEYRSEVDFLPEGGKRISVGDTAAFAYSLLFNDTYMRKRVGLAY; encoded by the coding sequence ATGAAAATATACCTCTTAGGCGCCACCGGCCGCGTCGGCCAACGCATCCTCACCAAAGCACTCGCCGACGCCCACGCCATCACAGCCCTGGTTCGGTCGCCGGATAAGATCGCAACGCGCTCAGATCGGCTCAGACTCGTCACCGGTGACGCGTTGAGCGAGCAGGATATCGTCGGGTCAATGGCCGGCTGTGACGTCGTCATCAGCGCCCTGAATACCGACAAGAATCAGGTGTTGTCTCGGAGCACGCCGCTTATCCTCAAGGCGATGCAAGCGCACGGGATCTCGCGCATCATCACCATCGGGACCGCCGGCATTTTGCAAAGCCGCAGCCAACCCGATATCTATCGGTTTCAGTCACGAGACTCGAAGCGTCGCTCGACGACTGCGGCCGAAGACCACCTGGCCGCCTACGAGCTTTTGGCCGCCTCGGCCCTGGACTGGACGGTCGTTTGCCCGACCTATTTGCCCGATGGGGATGAAGAAGGCGAGTACCGGTCCGAGGTCGATTTTCTGCCGGAGGGCGGCAAGAGAATTTCGGTGGGCGATACGGCGGCTTTTGCGTATTCGCTCCTGTTCAATGATACTTATATGCGCAAGCGCGTCGGGCTCGCGTATTAA
- a CDS encoding right-handed parallel beta-helix repeat-containing protein, translating into MRNFKFYLSTLALHARVLGGFLLAASLAVGCGDSPSRDAGSGYDAGDAGGVGDAGDVGTGDADADAGGTENNSPGEFELAGCTSAARGAQPSAQLPQVTNRESEYQIELERWGIHADGTHAQETTDGLNEALAWAKQNGHGTVRLGAGTYLVGEEINAQYAGGVVLPGGLVFALDPDAVIQMAPNDRWNYCVVAVVGAQDVIITGGQIRGERDAHTFAGGGAHDEGHTICIERESERVLVENTRLSHGTGDGVLIVGAGEAGSSSKHITIRKNEIFNHRRQGVSIVGGTNIVVEENEIHHISGVAPQFGVDIESLHYKSQDILIRGNHFHQNQGGDYVNTDGRNVWLVDNIMDQTGLQERQTDGPVVHWAETDQVIRNNTITVTVGSSNGRWAIIGYGSDRETTAVNYIEDNVFHGGGIHMANTRRMQVTGNTVKDWQILGTDVSCLKFDDNAVEYDGGEPYKFRNMYGEASGNTLNGEPVDLAFSPDSPFTNSPPHMW; encoded by the coding sequence ATGCGTAATTTTAAATTTTATTTGTCTACTCTCGCCCTGCACGCCCGTGTTTTGGGGGGATTTTTGCTGGCGGCTTCGCTCGCGGTGGGCTGCGGCGACAGCCCTTCGCGTGACGCGGGGTCGGGTTATGACGCCGGGGATGCAGGTGGTGTCGGGGACGCCGGAGATGTCGGGACGGGCGACGCAGACGCGGACGCCGGGGGGACCGAGAATAATTCGCCCGGGGAGTTCGAGCTCGCCGGGTGCACCAGCGCGGCGCGCGGCGCGCAGCCGTCGGCCCAGTTGCCGCAGGTGACGAATCGGGAGAGTGAATACCAGATTGAGCTGGAGCGCTGGGGGATCCACGCCGACGGAACCCACGCCCAGGAGACCACCGACGGGCTCAACGAGGCGCTGGCCTGGGCGAAGCAGAACGGGCACGGCACGGTGCGCCTGGGGGCGGGGACCTACCTGGTCGGCGAGGAGATTAACGCCCAATATGCCGGCGGCGTGGTGCTCCCGGGCGGGTTGGTCTTCGCGCTCGACCCGGACGCCGTCATCCAGATGGCGCCCAACGACCGCTGGAATTATTGCGTGGTCGCGGTCGTGGGCGCTCAAGACGTCATCATCACCGGCGGGCAGATCCGCGGCGAGCGCGACGCGCATACCTTCGCCGGCGGCGGGGCGCACGACGAGGGGCATACCATCTGCATCGAGCGCGAGAGCGAGCGCGTGCTGGTCGAAAATACTCGCCTGAGTCACGGCACCGGCGACGGCGTGCTCATCGTGGGCGCCGGCGAGGCGGGCTCTTCATCCAAGCATATCACCATCCGCAAGAACGAGATTTTTAATCACCGTCGCCAGGGCGTCTCGATCGTGGGCGGCACCAATATCGTGGTCGAGGAGAACGAGATTCACCACATCAGCGGCGTCGCCCCGCAGTTTGGCGTCGACATCGAGAGCCTTCACTATAAGAGCCAGGATATCCTGATCCGCGGGAATCATTTTCATCAAAATCAGGGCGGCGATTACGTCAACACCGACGGGCGAAACGTCTGGCTGGTCGACAATATTATGGACCAGACCGGCCTGCAGGAGCGCCAGACCGACGGGCCCGTGGTCCACTGGGCCGAGACCGACCAGGTCATCCGAAACAACACCATCACCGTGACCGTGGGCAGCTCGAACGGGCGTTGGGCGATCATCGGCTACGGCTCCGATCGCGAGACGACCGCGGTCAATTATATCGAGGACAACGTCTTTCACGGCGGCGGCATCCACATGGCCAACACGCGCCGCATGCAGGTCACGGGCAATACCGTCAAGGATTGGCAGATCCTGGGGACCGACGTGAGCTGCCTAAAATTCGACGACAACGCGGTCGAATACGACGGCGGCGAGCCCTATAAATTTCGCAATATGTACGGCGAAGCCTCGGGCAATACGCTCAACGGCGAGCCGGTGGACCTGGCGTTTAGCCCCGACTCGCCGTTTACCAACTCACCGCCGCATATGTGGTGA
- the radA gene encoding DNA repair protein RadA translates to MAKARAVYVCQSCGYEHAKWSGKCSGCDEWNSLVEETRGGEKPASSLKSGPSLRAGYGAEGGMEPVRMADVELVEHNRINSGISEFDRVLGGGFVPGSVVLLGGDPGIGKSTLALQVAGDFAGRGLDVLYVSGEESLSQLKMRAQRLRIEADNVWVVGETSLERVEQRLRDKKPDMMVIDSIQTIATDQLTSSPGSVAQLRAVTSALTQSAKGLNIPTVLIGHVTKDGAIAGPKVLEHMVDTVLYFEGQPGMNYRVLRAVKNRYGSTNEIGVFEMRSTGLKEVHNPSAMFLAERPDNASGSAVVPIVEGTRPLLVEIQALVSPNNYGPPRITSIGVDQTRVMLLLNIIEKRTGLKIAGQDVFVNVAGGARVNEPAADLGIAVALLSSYLDRPVPGNLVVFGEVGLTGEVRAVPQAAGRLIEAKKLGFERGMLPRGNVPAIEEVTTPESAPFDGFKLEFARTLADLIREVFGADVLS, encoded by the coding sequence ATGGCGAAAGCGCGCGCGGTATATGTCTGTCAGAGCTGTGGATACGAGCATGCGAAGTGGTCGGGGAAGTGCTCGGGGTGTGACGAGTGGAACTCCCTGGTCGAGGAGACGCGCGGCGGTGAGAAGCCGGCGTCGTCGCTCAAATCCGGGCCAAGCCTGCGCGCCGGCTACGGCGCCGAGGGCGGCATGGAGCCGGTGCGCATGGCCGACGTCGAGCTGGTGGAGCATAACCGCATCAACAGCGGCATCTCGGAGTTTGACCGGGTGCTGGGCGGCGGGTTCGTGCCCGGCAGCGTCGTGCTCCTGGGCGGCGACCCGGGCATCGGCAAATCGACGCTCGCCCTGCAGGTCGCCGGCGATTTTGCCGGGCGTGGCCTCGACGTGCTGTATGTCTCCGGCGAGGAGAGCCTGTCGCAGCTCAAGATGCGCGCCCAGCGCCTGCGCATCGAGGCCGATAATGTGTGGGTGGTCGGCGAGACGAGCCTTGAGCGCGTCGAGCAACGCCTGCGCGATAAGAAGCCCGATATGATGGTCATCGACTCCATCCAGACCATCGCCACCGACCAGCTCACCTCCTCGCCGGGCAGCGTCGCCCAGCTTCGCGCGGTCACCAGCGCGCTGACCCAATCGGCCAAGGGGCTCAATATCCCGACCGTGCTCATCGGCCACGTCACCAAAGACGGCGCCATCGCCGGCCCCAAGGTCCTGGAGCATATGGTCGACACCGTCCTGTATTTCGAGGGCCAACCCGGCATGAATTATAGGGTGCTGCGCGCGGTCAAAAACCGCTACGGCTCCACCAACGAGATCGGCGTCTTCGAGATGCGCAGCACCGGGCTCAAAGAGGTGCATAACCCCTCGGCGATGTTCCTGGCCGAGCGCCCCGACAACGCCTCCGGCAGCGCCGTCGTCCCGATCGTCGAGGGCACGCGCCCCTTGCTCGTCGAGATCCAGGCACTGGTCAGCCCCAATAACTATGGCCCGCCGCGCATCACCAGCATCGGCGTCGACCAGACCCGCGTCATGCTGCTCTTAAACATCATCGAGAAGCGCACCGGCCTCAAAATCGCCGGCCAGGACGTGTTCGTAAACGTCGCCGGCGGCGCCCGCGTTAATGAGCCCGCCGCCGACCTCGGCATCGCCGTCGCGCTCCTGTCGAGCTATCTCGACCGCCCCGTCCCCGGAAACCTCGTCGTCTTCGGCGAGGTCGGCCTCACCGGCGAAGTGCGCGCGGTGCCCCAGGCCGCCGGGCGTCTGATCGAGGCGAAGAAGCTCGGCTTTGAGCGCGGGATGCTGCCGCGCGGAAACGTCCCTGCGATCGAGGAGGTCACCACGCCCGAGAGCGCGCCGTTCGACGGGTTTAAGTTGGAGTTCGCCCGCACGCTCGCCGACCTGATTCGGGAGGTGTTTGGGGCGGATGTGTTGAGCTGA